In Cuculus canorus isolate bCucCan1 chromosome 8, bCucCan1.pri, whole genome shotgun sequence, a single genomic region encodes these proteins:
- the MYOC gene encoding myocilin, whose translation MPVWRALLWAALALALALALGCSAEDGAGRCTYSFTVASPEDGSCPGAELRAELAALTARLSRLEGRDPACAELLRDRGRLQEENGRLERENRELSRRLESSAREAARLRAARCPSGAPGKAPRWDPQPLAYQELQSERTEVPASRLLEETALSRPESEDSGCGELVWVGEPVVFGRADSIAGKYGVWMKDPEPVPPFTRETTWRVDVVGTEVRQLFQYEAAEQLAQGYPAKVHILPQPLESTGAVVYRGGLFFQPRRSRTVARYDLRGEAVTAEREIPGAGYHGQYPYSWGGYTDIDLAVDETGLWVIYSTEKARGAIVLSKLNPETLEIRRTWETNIRKRGVANSFVICGTLYTVSSYSAANATINFAYDTTTSTSRALSIPFENRFRYLSMVDYNPAERQLFAWDSFNMVTYPIRLSHA comes from the exons ATGCCGGTGTGGCGGGCGCTGCTGTGGGCGGCCCTGGCCCTGGCCCTGGCCCTGGCCCTGGGCTGCAGCGCCGAGGACGGCGCCGGGCGCTGCACCTACTCGTTCACGGTGGCGAGCCCCGAGGACGGGAGCTGCCCCGGCGCCGAGCTGCGCGCCGAGCTAGCGGCGCTCACCGCCCGGCTGAGCCGCCTGGAGGGCCGCGACCCCGCCTGCGCCGAGCTGCTGCGGGACAGGGGCCGCCTGCAGGAGGAGAACGGGCGGCTGGAGCGCGAGAACCGGGAGCTGAGCCGGCGCCTGGAGAGCAGCGCCAGGGAGGCCGCTCGGCTCCGCGCCGCCCGCTGCCCGTCCGGCGCCCCCGGTAAAG CCCCTCGCTGGGACCCGCAGCCCCTCGCCTACCAGGAGCTGCAGTCGGAGAGGACGGAGGTTCCTGCATCCCGGCTGCTGGAGGAGACGGCGCTCAGCCGCCCGGAAAGCGAGGACTCGG GCTGCGGCGAGCTGGTGTGGGTGGGGGAGCCCGTCGTCTTTGGCCGGGCAGACTCCATCGCTGGTAAATATGGTGTGTGGATGAAGGACCCTGAGCCCGTGCCCCCCTTCACGCGTGAGACCACCTGGCGTGTGGACGTGGTGGGCACGGAGGTGCGCCAGCTCTTCCAGTATGAGGCTGCCGAGCAGCTGGCCCAGGGCTACCCTGCCAAGGTGCACATCCTGCCACAGCCCCTGGAGAGCACCGGGGCTGTCGTGTACCGCGGTGGGCTCTTCTTCCAGCCCCGTCGCTCCCGCACTGTGGCTCGCTATGACCTGCGGGGAGAGGCGGTGACGGCTGAGAGGGAGATCCCCGGCGCCGGCTACCATGGGCAGTACCCTTATTCCTGGGGGGGCTACACTGACATCGACCTGGCAGTGGATGAGACGGGGCTCTGGGTGATCTACAGCACCGAGAAGGCCAGAGGAGCCATTGTCCTCTCCAAGCTGAACCCTGAGACGCTGGAGATCCGGCGCACCTGGGAGACCAACATTCGCAAGCGGGGGGTGGCCAACTCCTTCGTCATCTGTGGCACCCTCTACACTGTCAGCAGCTACTCGGCGGCCAATGCCACGATCAACTTTGCCTACGACACAACCACCAGCACCAGCAGGGCCCTCAGCATTCCCTTTGAGAACCGCTTCCGCTACCTCAGCATGGTGGATTACAACCCTGCTGAGCGGCAGCTTTTTGCCTGGGACAGCTTCAACATGGTCACCTACCCCATCCGCCTCTCCCATGCGTGA